TTATGACAATTTAGAATATATCTATCGATTGGAAATGGAAAAAAAGAGTGTTTTATCTTTTGAAGATAAAATGTACCTCGAATGGAGTAAAGCCATCATTGACTTTTATAAATATGATTTAAAAGATCAAGCTATCTCACATTTGGAAAAAGCCCTTTCGAAACTATCAACTACAACCCTTGTTTATCTTAAAATCCTCAACACTCTGTCTAATTTTTATTCTCTAGTCAAACGTGAAGAAGAGTATGAAAAAAATTACAAACTTCTCAAAGAACTCTATCAAACCAAGGATCTGACAAACCAAGAATTTCTTTTCGGTTATATCCGAATCCGTTTCAACTACGCCCACTATTTACAGTCACAGAAAAAATATAGTGAAGCCATGCAAGAAGCACTTGAAATGATTGAATTCTGTAAATCTAAGCATACTAGCTATCAATTAGAACATTTTTTAATAATAGTCGGCAATGCTGGTGCATCATTTTTGGACAAGGAGCAGGTGAGGAACTACTACTTACAAGCAAGAGAATTATGCCGCATATACGATCATCCTCTTATGCTTATGAAAATCGAACGTTTTCTCAGCAATCTTGAAAACTCTCAAGAAAAATAACGCTACATTGCAAAACGTGGATAACAAAGATTAACGAAAAACCAGATAATAAAAAAAACCAGGATTTCTCCCAGTCTTAGCGACTATTGATAGCCTTTATAGTCCGTTTAATATCGCGGTCTTGCTCACGGCGTTTAATTGACTCCCGCTTATCGTAGTCGTGCTTCCCTTTGGCAAGCCCAATCAGGACCTTGGCAAAGCCGTCCTTGATATAGACTTTGAGGGGCACCAGGGTCATCCCTGTTCCCTTGACCTCATTGCCCAAGGACTCGATTTGCTTCTTCCGCAAGAGCAACTTGCGGGTCCGCGTTGGCTCCTGGTTCCAGATATTGCCCTCATCATAGGGAGCGATATGGACATTGACCAACCAAGCCTCGCCCTGCTTGATTTGGGCAAAGCCATCCTTGAGGTTGATCCGCCCCGCACGAATAGACTTAATCTCCGTCCCCGTCAGGACCATCCCCGCCTCCACTGTATCGACAATGGTATAGTCGTGGCGGGCTTTTTTATTCTGTGCAATCACATTGTCCTCACCCTTGGCCATGCCTATCTCCTTTTCTTCTTGTTCTTTTTAGCCACTTCTTTGTAAAATGGTTTCTTTTTCTTGTCTTTTTTACCACTTTTTGACTTGTGGTCTTTCCCAGACTTGTGACGTCCGCTATCGCGACCAGCAGCTTCTTGTTTGTGGTGCTTGCCCCGTCCTCGCCCTGACCGATCATCACGGTCACGGTTGGAGTGACTAGCCGTTCTCCGCTTAGCTTTCAAGGCCTTTTCGACAATATCCAGCTCGGACGGCACGTGGGCAAAATCGATTTCCCCTGTCATCTTGTCCGCACGCGTTAGCTTGATACGGATTGGCTGACCGACACGGAAGACTCGCCCAGATTTCTCACCCTGCAAGGTCAGAGTACGCTCGTGGAATTGATAGTATTCGTTGAGGTTAGTGACATGGATCAGGCCTTCAACCGTATTTGGCAACTCGACAAAGAGTCCAAACTTGACTACGCTAGACACGACACCATCAAACTCTTGCCCAACAAATTCTTGCATGAACTCTGCCTTCTTCATGGCTTCGACTTCCCGCTCTGCCTCAATGGCACGGCGTTCTAAACTGGACGAAGACTTGGCAAGCTCAGGAATAACCTGTTCAAAATACTCTGCTTTTTCCGCAGGATTTTGACCATATTCCCGCACCATACGGTGAACCAGCAGGTCAGGATAGCGGCGGATAGGGCTGGTGAAGTGGGTGTAGAACTCCGCACCCAGTCCGTAGTGGCCGTGGTTGTGCTCCGAGTAGCGTGCCTGCTGCATGGAGCGAAGCAACATCATGTTGAGAACATCCGCATAGGGTTCATCCTTGACCCGCTCCATGAGGTCCTGAAGGGCGTCCTGGCTGATAGAGCTGGCCGTACCATAGACCGTCAGGCCAAAGCTGGTCGCATAGTCGATGAACTTCTGCAACTTGTCCGACTTAGGCTCCTCGTGAATCCGATAGATGAAAGGCAGGTCCAACTTGGCAAAATGCTCAGCAACGCACTCGTTGGCAGCCAGCATGAAGGACTCAATCATCCGCTCGGCAATGCCTCGCTGGCGCAGTTGAATATCGACTGGCAGACCATCCTTGTTGACGATGATTTTGGCTTCTGTCGTGTCAAAGTTAAGGGCTCCACGCTTGTACCGCATGGTTTCCAGCGTTTCATGGAGTTTGACCATGAGGTCCACACTTGGCACGATTGCCTTGTATTTGTCCAACTTTTCCTGATTACCCGCAATCATGTCATTGACATCAGAATAGGTCATGCGGAAGGTGGTTTTGATGACCGTCTGGCCAATCCAGTGCTTGACCACTTTGCCCTTGCGGTCAATTTCCATAATAGCCGACTGGGTCAGGCGATCCACATTTGGATTAAGGGAACAAATGCCATTTGACAGGCGTTCTGGTAGCATCGGCACCACACGGTCGGTAACATAGACAGAAGTCCCACGCTTGACAGCTTCCTGGTCCAAGGCAGAGCCTTCGGTCACATAGTAGCTGACATCAGCGATATGGACACCCAGTTCCAGATTACCATTCTTGAGCTGCTTGATATGGACCGCATCATCCAAGTCCTTGGCATCCGCACCGTCAATGGTGAAGATGATTTCATCTCGCAGGTCCAAGCGGCCTTCAAAGTCATTCTCAGACGGACTTTCTGGCACTCGATTAGCCTCCGCCAAGACTTCATCAGGGAATTCCGACACGATGTCCATGGATTCCAAAACTTCCAAGACATCGATCCCCACATCGTCCTTGTGGCCCACCACGTCCCGAATGGTCGCAATAAAGTGGTCCCGTTTCTTGTTTGGATAGGCTTCAATGTCGACTTTGAGGATTTCCGTTCCGGTCAATACCAGAGGTGACTTCTTGATGTAAATCTTCTGAGCGATTTTCTGGTTTTTAGACTTGATGTAGCCTGCATATTCTGGCTTATCTTCGTCAAAAACAATCAAGCCTACCGCAGTTTTCAGGCTATGTTCTAAAATATCAATGACTTCCGCTTCCGCAGCCGTTCCCTTGAGCCTGTCCGCCACTTTCTTGATCGCCACTTCCACTCGGTCGCCCTCGATGGCAAAATTAACATCGTCACGACTGACAAAGAGATCATCTTCCTCCTCGTCAATGGTCACAAAGCCAAAGCCTGATTTGTGGGCACGGAAAATGCCCTGCAAGGTCACCTTGTTCTTGGAGATTTTTGGAGCAGGAAGAGCAATCCGTCCCGCATTGTCAAAGAAAAGTTGACGGCTCCCTTCCATACTAGAAACCAGCTTGACCAAGTCTGTAAAACCTTTTGCAGAACTGGCTCCAAACTGATCTGCCAGCTGGTCCATTGTCACAGGACCAACTTCTTTAATATAGTTAATAATTTCGTTTTTCATCTTACCTTTACTAAAAAAATAGACCAAGAACAAGTCCCAGTCTGATTTATCTACTTACTTGAAATGATAACAAGTGCCAGCGCATCCAGCATCCAAAGAAAAACAAGAATAGCTGTAATGCGTTGCATCACCGCTTCAAAACCACGGGCCTTTGTACGTTCAAATAAGGCTCCACTAGAAGAGTCAAAGACGTTGCTAGACTGGTTTTTAGCCGGTTGAATAAAAATCACTACAATCAAAATAACAGATAAAATCAACAGAATTGCTAATAATGCTTGATACATATTTTTTTCACTTTCTACAATAACTTATGACATTATACCATAAAACCTACTTAGTTTCAAGGTGGAGGGTTACTTTTCTCTCTTTTGGGCAGTATTTAAGGACTTCAATCTTATCTGGATGAGTCTTGGCGTTTTTGCTAGTCAAGTAGTTCTTACTACCACATTCTGAACATTGTAAATTGATTTTAACTCTCACTAAACATCCCTTACTTTCAAATAGTTTCTAAAATTGGTCAAAGACCAGATAAGGTTAAAGAGGACAAGTCCGCTCGACAGATAGAAAACCCAGTCATAACCCATGTGAGCAGCCACCGCAGACCCCATCATGGGACCAACAACAGAACCTAGATTATTAAAGAGTTGGTTGTAGGAAAATATCCTTGAAATCCCTTCTTTTGGAGTCAACTTGGTCAAAAGAGAATTGACCGAAGGCAACAATGCTCCTGTCCCAAAACCATACATGAATCGCAACAAACCAAGCTGGAAAGGATTTTCTGCAAAAACACAGAAAACATTAATCAACAGACTGTAAGTCAAAGCAATCAATAGAAGTCGATGGTTGCCAATACGATCACCAATTTTCCCTAAATAACCTGATGTCACTAGCGATGCCATACCAGGCAAGGAAATGATAAAGCCAGCTACAAAAAGGAGATTGTCTGTCTGTCCCAAATGCCGCACGTAGAGAGTCAATATAGGAACAACAGCCTGAGCAGCTGCAATAATAATCATAGAAGTCACAAAAAGCCCAACCAGCATCTGCCGATCTTTCACCTGCTCAAATACCTCTTTAACCGACATCTCTTCGCCTTTTTTGATTGGAACAAAATCCTCTCGAATATAGAAAACGGTCAGTAACACAACGATAGCATAAAGAAGTCCCACCAGCAAAAATACCGTATGTACGCCAAACATCTCTGCTAAGATACCACCTAGGGTCGGACCAATCAAATTACCCGCTACCGCACCTGTTGATAAGGTCCCCAGAGCATACCCCGTCTTATCCTTTGGAACCTGACTGGCAATCAAGGCAGTCGCATTGGGAATGTACCCTGTAAATACCCCATTTAGGACACGTAAGGCAAGCAACCAAAAAACATTTGGTACAAAGGCCATACCACCCATAGTAAAAATCATCGCAAAAGCAGCCCGCACCATCATAGGCTTGCGACCGTAACGGTCCGCCAAACTCCCCCAAATAGGTGCCATCAAGGCTGCCGCAAGGGCATTAACAGATACCGCAAGTCCCGCATAATATTCTACCTGTCCAGGGCCCACCCCCAACTCTTCCACAAAAACCGAGATAAAAGGCATAACCAAGGTAAAACTCGTCCCTGTTAGGAAATTTCCCAACCAAGCCACCTTCAAATTCTGCTTCCAATAACTACTACCGTCGTCCATCCTTTAATTCCTCCAAAAGTTGCGCAACCTGTGTTGAGGTCGCCTCAACCGCTCCGCTATTGTCAATCACCACCTGGGCTTGCGACCGTTTTTCCTCTAAAGAAAGCTGAGCAGCCAGACGATTTTCTGCATCTTGAACAGCTAAGCCATTGCGTTTCATGAGCCGTTCCAACTGCTGCGCTCTATCGACATAAACTAGCCAGACTTCATTTACTTCCCCGCTATAATCAGCCTCGTAAAGCAAAGGAATATCCATGAAAATTACATCTTCAGTCTGCTTGAGAGCATCCCTTCTGTCTAACAGCTCCTGCCTGATAATCTTGTCCTGCAAGACAGATAAACGAGCCCGCAGATTGCTATCCGCAAAAACAGCCTGCCCCAGCTTAGCCCTATCTAGACTGCCATCAGCTGACAGGATAGCTTCCCCAAACTCGGCAAGTAAGACCTGATAGAGCTTTCCGCCTTTAGCCTGCAACTCATGCACGACCGCATCCGCATCGATGACTGGATAGCCCTGTTCTCGCAAAAAAGCTGTAACCGTTGATTTTCCAGAGGCGATACCGCCTGTTAAACCAATAACTTTAGCCATGTTTCACCTGACACTGAGGACAGAAATGCGTCCCTCGACCGCCCAGCTGGATTTTGACAATCTCCGTCTGGCAACGGGGACAAGCCTGTCCTGTCTTTCCATAAACTTGTAAATAATCCTGCATAGTCCCGTCCATTCCCAAGGCATTTTTGTAGGTCCGAATGGTTGAACCACCTTTTTCAGTTCCTAGTTGAAGAACTTCTATGGTGGCTTGACGGAGGTCTGCCACCTGCTCAGCCGATAGCTGATTACTTGCTTGAGCAGGATGAACTTGTGCCTTGAACAAGACCTCATCAACATAAATATTGCCCAAACCAGCCACCAAAGACTGGTCCAAAAGATGCGACTTAATGGGCTTTTTCGACTTGGCCAACTTAGCAGCAAAGGCTTCCAAGTCAAAATCTTCCTCCGTCGGCTCAGGACCGATTTTTCGACTGAGAAAGTAGGCATCCACATCTGCCTTGCCCAGCAGTTCCATTGTGCCAAACTTGCGGACATCCTGATAAACCAAGGTCGAGCCATCTGAAAAAGTAAAAAAGGCATGGAAATGTTTGTTGGCAGGCACCTGGTCAGGAAAGAAATTGTACTTACCTTCCATCCGCAAGTGGGAAATGAGGACATGGTCTGTCAGGTAAATCAAGAGATACTTGCCACGACGATCCACATCTAAAATCTCCTGACCAATCAAGTCCTGACAGAAGGCATCCACACCAGTCTTAATCATAGGAGCATAGGTCACCTTGACCCTTTCGATAACCTTTCCCTTGACCAACCGATTCAACCCACGACGAACCGTCTCAACCTCAGGCAATTCGGGCATACTAAGATACTAAGCCGTTAAGCGACTCAAAGAAAAATAGAAACCTGACCGACGGTGCTTCGACACCTAGGTCATGGTTATCTTTTTTCAAAGAGTCGTAGGCGTGCTCAATTACAACACCTAACCAGCTTTCCTTTCTTGTTTACTAAAAAGATTTCTCCATAACGCAGTAAAAGCCTTTCGGCTTTTCTGCTAACTATTTCTAAGTGATTGACTTAGACAACCTATCCCCAGGCTGCCTCGCTCTCTAATTTCTAGGCTCGGTTCTTCACATGGTCACTTTCGCACTCCTATGTGACCTGCTGAAACAGTCTATTCCCAGACTGTTTCACTCCCCCGAACCTACCTCGCTCTCCAATTTCTTGGCTCGGGTTAATAAGGTTCCCCAAACCTTATTAATACTCTTTCTCATTATAGCCAAAGTCGGCGAGGTCGAGTTTTTTGTCTCGCCAGTTTTTCTTGACTTTGACCCAGGTTTCGAGGAAGACTTTGTCGCCCAACATCAATTCAATATCACGACGGGCCATGGAGCCAATTTTCTTGAGCATGGCTCCTTGCTTGCCGATGATGATGCCTTTCTGGCTATCACGCTCAACCATAATCGTCGCTCGGATATGGACCTTGTCGGTAAATTCATCACGTTTCATGGACTCGATGACAACGGCCACAGAGTGCGGAATTTCCTCACGAGTCAGGTGTAGAACCTTCTCCCGAATCATCTCAGATACCAAGAAACGTTCTGGGTGGTCAGTGATTTGGTCCGCTGGGAAATACTGGAAACCTTCATCCAGATTTTCCTTGAGAATTTCCATGAGACGATTAACATTGTTCCCTTGGGTAGCAGAAATTGGCACAATTTCCTTGAAGTCCATCTGTTGACGGAAATCATCAATCTGTTCCAAAAGCTGGTCTGGATGAACCTTGTCAATCTTGTTAACCACTAAAATGACTGGAACCTTGGCCTGTTTAAGACGTTCCATAATCATGTCGTCACCCTTGCCTCGCTTTTCATCGGCTGGCACCATAAAGAGGACCGTGTCCACTTCACGAAGGGTGCTATAGGCAGATTCCACCATAAAGTCACCCAAGGCCGTCTTAGGCTTGTGGATTCCTGGTGTGTCAATGAAGACAATCTGCTCTTCTTCTGTTGTATAAATCCCCATAATCTTGTTACGGGTTGTTTGAGCCTTGTCGCTCATGATGGCAATTTTTTGCCCCATTACATAGTTGAGAAAGGTTGATTTCCCAACGTTTGGACGACCTAAAATCGCCACAAAACCTGAGTTAAATGTCATGTATTCTCCTTATATTGTCATTTAGTTTTTCTTTTATTACTTCGACGAATGAGGAAACTTTGTTTCCTTATTTCCAACTTCAAACACTCCACTGGAGTATTTGAACTCACCTTGCCTGATTGAAACAGTCTGGGGGATACGAATAGTCCGGTGGACTATTCGTACCTGAGCCTGAAAACAAAAAAGCGAAGTACATCAGCTGGTCACCTAGAAACAAGAAAGCATTGAGTTATGCCTGCGACTCGTTGCCTAGTACTAAAAGTAAACTAAAAGACTAAATTCTAAAAAATAAAGTCCCAAATTTTCGGCACAAAGATAATCAATCCTGTCAACAAGGCAAATCCTGACACAAACAAGACTGCCCCTGCTGCCATATCTTTTGCATTCTTTGCCAACATAGAAAAATGATAGTCTGACGCCAAATCCACCACATTCT
This region of Streptococcus suis genomic DNA includes:
- the mutM gene encoding DNA-formamidopyrimidine glycosylase; its protein translation is MPELPEVETVRRGLNRLVKGKVIERVKVTYAPMIKTGVDAFCQDLIGQEILDVDRRGKYLLIYLTDHVLISHLRMEGKYNFFPDQVPANKHFHAFFTFSDGSTLVYQDVRKFGTMELLGKADVDAYFLSRKIGPEPTEEDFDLEAFAAKLAKSKKPIKSHLLDQSLVAGLGNIYVDEVLFKAQVHPAQASNQLSAEQVADLRQATIEVLQLGTEKGGSTIRTYKNALGMDGTMQDYLQVYGKTGQACPRCQTEIVKIQLGGRGTHFCPQCQVKHG
- a CDS encoding multidrug efflux MFS transporter: MDDGSSYWKQNLKVAWLGNFLTGTSFTLVMPFISVFVEELGVGPGQVEYYAGLAVSVNALAAALMAPIWGSLADRYGRKPMMVRAAFAMIFTMGGMAFVPNVFWLLALRVLNGVFTGYIPNATALIASQVPKDKTGYALGTLSTGAVAGNLIGPTLGGILAEMFGVHTVFLLVGLLYAIVVLLTVFYIREDFVPIKKGEEMSVKEVFEQVKDRQMLVGLFVTSMIIIAAAQAVVPILTLYVRHLGQTDNLLFVAGFIISLPGMASLVTSGYLGKIGDRIGNHRLLLIALTYSLLINVFCVFAENPFQLGLLRFMYGFGTGALLPSVNSLLTKLTPKEGISRIFSYNQLFNNLGSVVGPMMGSAVAAHMGYDWVFYLSSGLVLFNLIWSLTNFRNYLKVRDV
- the rpmG gene encoding 50S ribosomal protein L33 translates to MRVKINLQCSECGSKNYLTSKNAKTHPDKIEVLKYCPKERKVTLHLETK
- the coaE gene encoding dephospho-CoA kinase (Dephospho-CoA kinase (CoaE) performs the final step in coenzyme A biosynthesis.), whose protein sequence is MAKVIGLTGGIASGKSTVTAFLREQGYPVIDADAVVHELQAKGGKLYQVLLAEFGEAILSADGSLDRAKLGQAVFADSNLRARLSVLQDKIIRQELLDRRDALKQTEDVIFMDIPLLYEADYSGEVNEVWLVYVDRAQQLERLMKRNGLAVQDAENRLAAQLSLEEKRSQAQVVIDNSGAVEATSTQVAQLLEELKDGRR
- a CDS encoding helix-turn-helix domain-containing protein, producing MNMLGEKFRLRRKELKLSQKTLAEGICEQSQISKIERGSFMPSAELLFKLSKRLEVPLDYFFNEQVEVKSNLSHFKQLSSKLLEDRNYDNLEYIYRLEMEKKSVLSFEDKMYLEWSKAIIDFYKYDLKDQAISHLEKALSKLSTTTLVYLKILNTLSNFYSLVKREEEYEKNYKLLKELYQTKDLTNQEFLFGYIRIRFNYAHYLQSQKKYSEAMQEALEMIEFCKSKHTSYQLEHFLIIVGNAGASFLDKEQVRNYYLQARELCRIYDHPLMLMKIERFLSNLENSQEK
- the secG gene encoding preprotein translocase subunit SecG, which encodes MYQALLAILLILSVILIVVIFIQPAKNQSSNVFDSSSGALFERTKARGFEAVMQRITAILVFLWMLDALALVIISSK
- the era gene encoding GTPase Era yields the protein MTFNSGFVAILGRPNVGKSTFLNYVMGQKIAIMSDKAQTTRNKIMGIYTTEEEQIVFIDTPGIHKPKTALGDFMVESAYSTLREVDTVLFMVPADEKRGKGDDMIMERLKQAKVPVILVVNKIDKVHPDQLLEQIDDFRQQMDFKEIVPISATQGNNVNRLMEILKENLDEGFQYFPADQITDHPERFLVSEMIREKVLHLTREEIPHSVAVVIESMKRDEFTDKVHIRATIMVERDSQKGIIIGKQGAMLKKIGSMARRDIELMLGDKVFLETWVKVKKNWRDKKLDLADFGYNEKEY
- the rnr gene encoding ribonuclease R; translated protein: MKNEIINYIKEVGPVTMDQLADQFGASSAKGFTDLVKLVSSMEGSRQLFFDNAGRIALPAPKISKNKVTLQGIFRAHKSGFGFVTIDEEEDDLFVSRDDVNFAIEGDRVEVAIKKVADRLKGTAAEAEVIDILEHSLKTAVGLIVFDEDKPEYAGYIKSKNQKIAQKIYIKKSPLVLTGTEILKVDIEAYPNKKRDHFIATIRDVVGHKDDVGIDVLEVLESMDIVSEFPDEVLAEANRVPESPSENDFEGRLDLRDEIIFTIDGADAKDLDDAVHIKQLKNGNLELGVHIADVSYYVTEGSALDQEAVKRGTSVYVTDRVVPMLPERLSNGICSLNPNVDRLTQSAIMEIDRKGKVVKHWIGQTVIKTTFRMTYSDVNDMIAGNQEKLDKYKAIVPSVDLMVKLHETLETMRYKRGALNFDTTEAKIIVNKDGLPVDIQLRQRGIAERMIESFMLAANECVAEHFAKLDLPFIYRIHEEPKSDKLQKFIDYATSFGLTVYGTASSISQDALQDLMERVKDEPYADVLNMMLLRSMQQARYSEHNHGHYGLGAEFYTHFTSPIRRYPDLLVHRMVREYGQNPAEKAEYFEQVIPELAKSSSSLERRAIEAEREVEAMKKAEFMQEFVGQEFDGVVSSVVKFGLFVELPNTVEGLIHVTNLNEYYQFHERTLTLQGEKSGRVFRVGQPIRIKLTRADKMTGEIDFAHVPSELDIVEKALKAKRRTASHSNRDRDDRSGRGRGKHHKQEAAGRDSGRHKSGKDHKSKSGKKDKKKKPFYKEVAKKNKKKRR
- the smpB gene encoding SsrA-binding protein SmpB; this encodes MAKGEDNVIAQNKKARHDYTIVDTVEAGMVLTGTEIKSIRAGRINLKDGFAQIKQGEAWLVNVHIAPYDEGNIWNQEPTRTRKLLLRKKQIESLGNEVKGTGMTLVPLKVYIKDGFAKVLIGLAKGKHDYDKRESIKRREQDRDIKRTIKAINSR